The following proteins are encoded in a genomic region of Lytechinus variegatus isolate NC3 chromosome 7, Lvar_3.0, whole genome shotgun sequence:
- the LOC121418725 gene encoding putative ATP-dependent RNA helicase DHX57 codes for MSQPSGAVRRGGKPNRGGGRANRGGRGGRGGGEGSGRGGGRGGRGRGGGGRGGEGRGRGGRGGGRGGRGGGARGGGGQQQGANIKPYGPVADTGARKCKSVSMSYDYDDDDFVLMPKQDKQKTSSYQAPQTHQPKASQSYQSNAPSRRKGNYQPSKVKMQSLHMSDENQELVKDVLRELHGVDLDLNMGLEDYEELDYDTHRHFWTDDNSLKVEASGSSFTPLGVWREEEDDRDNKDDTQKISKYAVEKLIRCGYPKKDSLQALEDNDADAGLALEQLYKDFLKNHSISSEQDAAEDSVTKESLIDQRQEEAFALSSIYESDFSERIPNQVWTLRLKLSHIDKSLKEAQKNEKKKSAEKERENRRRKQNLCHFYQEGSCRFGSRCKFVHEAPWDTEDTEFDEFMDEDNTKWYQLEVRFPSDNSYPWQPPIIAFSSTHPDFQSAKCLNVTKRLAEESLEHASSGSPAVFSLVGVLEDEQEMRILLDGKPLPFQARKLPARTKLVVEDIEEESPDGETPLNEQSDSALGATAGDAKEAEVLTGREGAKNLGKTLYVPPKRSKRDEERDNRRLKEQFKKAQTSNAYKSMLERREALPAWKEQDNILDTLSKYQVLVVSGATGCGKTTQVPQFILDASLQGKGLDVSNIICTQPRRISATAVADRVAKERTTRLGDVVGYQIRLENKQSASTRLMFCTTGILLRRLESDPVLNGVSHVIVDEVHERSEESDFLMMVLRDMLPQRPDLRIILMSATLNADLFSSYFFDCPVINIPGKTFPVDQYFLEDAIEYTGYVLDENSPLARPIKRSNAVPSEASARAMSKVRYDNLDEEIAEAFASTTFNPAKDNVKDANLTLQQMALRYEDYEMSTIKTLATIDPEKINNDLIEDLIKWVVEGDHDYPKDGAILIFLPGLGEITDLYEQLQSSLCGPRKTKKYKLIPLHSSLSSEDQNAAFDKPKEGITKIVIATNIAETSITIDDIVFVIDAGRMKEKRYDSGKRMESLETVWVSRANAMQRRGRAGRVTAGVCFHLFSKNTFEHVLREQQLPEIQRIPLEQLVLRIKILDVFQGYHVKEVLNKLLEPPKTENIDDAVQRLQDLGALTIDQDLTSLGYHLASLPVDVRIGKLMLFGAIFQCLDPVLTIAASLSFRSPFMAPFDKRDQADKKRQEFAIGNSDHLTLLRAYKGWTTAVERSNYFSYRFCHENFLSVKTLQMIASMKHQFAELLGSIGFVGLDMTGRQMDRKSNGYGDMIIKACDPQINVNASNDRLVVAVLCAALYPNVVQVLTPEAKYTQSSAGAVPMNPKAQELKFKTKDDGYVSVHPKSVNFQVRYFESPYLVFLEKIKTSKVYIRDCSMVSVYPLLLFGGCELNIDLKGGEFIISLDNGWIQFRVKSIEVGELMRELRRELDQLLADKIQQPDMDLGTCPRGSRIIAAIVQLISTQ; via the exons ATGAGCCAGCCATCAGGAGCAGTGAGAAGGGGTGGCAAGCCGAACAGGGGAGGAGGCAGGGCCAACCGTGGAGGAAGGGGAGGAAGAGGTGGAGGAGAGGGAAGTGGGAGAGGAGGTGGGAGAGGAGGAAGAGGTCGAGGAGGAGGAGGTAGAGGTGGAGAAGGGAGAGGACGAGGAGGAAGAGGTGGTGGCCGTggtggaagaggaggaggagctAGAGGTGGTGGAGGCCAGCAGCAAGGGGCAAACATAAAGCCCTATGGACCGGTGGCAGACACAGGAGCCAGGAAGTGCAAGAGTGTATCCATGTCctatgactatgatgatgatgactttgTACTCATGCCCAAACAAGACAAACAGAAGACATCAAG CTACCAGGCCCCTCAAACTCACCAACCAAAGGCCTCCCAATCTTATCAGTCCAATGCTCCTAGTCGCAGGAAAGGCAACTATCAACCCTCCAAGGTCAAGATGCAGTCCCTCCATATGAGTGATGAAAACCAAGAACTAGTCAAGGATGTCTTGAGGGAACTGCATGGAGTAGATCTGGACCTAAACATGGG ACTGGAAGACTACGAAGAGCTTGATTATGATACTCATCGTCACTTCTGGACTGATGACAACTCCCTGAAGGTAGAGGCATCTGGTTCAAGCTTTACCCCTCTAGGTGTCTGGCGTGAGGAAGAGGATGATAGAGACAACAAAGATGACACCCAAAAGATCAGTAAATATGCCGTGGAGAAACTTATCAG GTGTGGATACCCTAAGAAAGACAGTCTGCAGGCATTGGAGGATAATGATGCAGATGCAGGTTTAGCATTGGAACAACTCTACAaagatttcttgaaaaatcaCTCGATATCGTCAGAACAAG ATGCTGCTGAGGACAGTGTCACTAAAGAGTCTCTCATAGACCAGAGACAGGAAGAAGCTTTTGCTTTGAGCTCAATATATGAATCAGACTTCTCTGAGCGGATACCTAACCAAGTCTGGACGTTGAGATTAAAGCTCTCTCACATTGACAAATCCCTCAAGGAAGCgcaaaagaatgaaaagaagaagTCAGCTGAGAAGGAGAGGGAAAATCGTAGGAGAAAACAGAATCTTTGCCATTTCTATCAGGAAGGTAGCTGTAGGTTTGGATCTCGATGCAAGTTCGTTCACGAGGCCCCTTGGGACACTGAGGATACAGAGTTTGACGAGTTTATGGATGAGGACAACACTAAGTGGTACCAGTTGGAGGTGCGGTTTCCTAGTGATAACTCGTACCCATGGCAACCACCGATTATTGCATTTTCATCCACCCATCCCGACTTCCAGTCAGCGAAGTGCCTGAACGTAACCAAGCGGCTGGCTGAGGAGTCCTTGGAGCATGCATCGAGTGGGAGCCCAGCTGTGTTTAGCCTTGTCGGTGTCCTGGAGGATGAACAGGAGATGAGGATATTACTAGATGGCAAGCCTCTACCGTTTCAAGCTAGGAAACTACCAGCAAGGACTAAACTTGTTGTAGAGGATATAGAAGAAGAATCTCCTGATGGAGAAACACCGCTCAATGAACAGTCTGACTCGGCTTTAGGAGCTACAGCGGGTGATGCAAAGGAAGCAGAGGTGCTGACTGGAAGGGAAGGAGCAAAGAATCTTGGAAAAACTTTGTATGTTCCACCAAAGAGGAGTAAACGAGATGAAGAAAGAGACAATAGAAGGCTGAAGGAGCAATTCAAGAAGGCCCAG ACAAGCAATGCTTACAAGTCAATGCTTGAGAGGAGAGAGGCTCTACCTGCCTGGAAAGAACAGGACAACATTTTGGACACTTTGAGCAAGTACCAGGTTCTTGTAGTGAGTGGAGCTACAGG GTGCGGAAAGACAACCCAAGTGCCTCAGTTCATCCTTGATGCCTCCCTTCAAGGTAAAGGTTTGGATGTAAGTAACATCATCTGTACCCAACCCAGGAGGATCTCGGCCACGGCAGTAGCAGACAGGGTGGCCAAGGAGAGGACCACCAGGCTAGGAGATGTTGTGGGTTACCAGATCAGGCTAGAAAATAAACAG TCTGCTTCGACTCGACTGATGTTCTGTACGACGGGAATCTTACTCAGGAGGTTGGAGAGTGACCCTGTCCTCAACGGAGTCTCCCATGTCATAGTGGATGAAGTCCATGAGAGAAGTGAAGAAAG TGATTTCTTAATGATGGTTCTAAGAGACATGTTGCCACAGCGACCTGACCTTCGCATCATTCTCATGAGTGCTACCCTCAATGCTGATCTATTCTCTAGTTATTTCTTTGATTGTCCTGTCATCAACATCCCTG GTAAAACCTTTCCAGTAGATCAGTACTTCTTGGAAGATGCAATTGAATATACTGG GTATGTCCTAGATGAGAACTCACCCTTAGCCCGGCCTATCAAGAGAAGCAATGCGGTACCTTCTGAGGCTTCGGCCAGAGCTATGAGCAAGGTCAGGTATGACAACCTGGATGAGGAGATAGCTGAAGCCTTCGCTTCCACTACTTTTAACCCTGCCAAAGATAACGTGAAAGATGCTAATTTGACACTGCAGCAGATGGCACTCAGATATGAAG aTTATGAGATGTCCACCATCAAGACATTAGCTACTATTGACCCTGAGAAGATTAACAATGACCTGATTGAAGATCTCATCAAATGGGTAGTTGAAGGAGATCACGAT TACCCCAAGGATGGTGCCATCTTGATATTTCTACCAGGACTGGGTGAAATCACTGATCTCTATGAGCAGCTTCAAAGCTCACTCTGTGGACCAAGAAAAACTAAAAA GTACAAGCTGATACCCCTCCACTCGTCCCTCTCGAGCGAAGACCAGAATGCAGCCTTTGATAAACCCAAGGAAGGCATCACTAAGATCGTCATAGCAACCAACATAGCCGAGACATCTATCACCATTGATGACATTGTCTTTGTTATTGATGCTGGTAGAATGAAAGAGAAGCG ATATGACTCTGGAAAGAGAATGGAGTCCTTAGAAACCGTCTGGGTATCTAGAGCCAATGCCATGCAGCGTAGAGGTCGAGCAGGGCGTGTGACGGCCGGAGTCTGTTTCCACCTCTTCTCCAAAAACACCTTTGAGCATGTACTCAGGGAACAACAGTTACCAG AGATCCAGCGTATTCCATTGGAGCAGCTTGTACTAAGGATCAAAATCCTAGATGTCTTTCAAGGATACCATGTCAAG GAAGTGTTGAACAAGTTACTAGAGCCTCCCAAGACAGAGAATATTGATGATGCTGTTCAGAGGCTGCAAGACTTGGGAGCTCTTACAATAGATCAG GATCTGACATCTCTGGGCTACCATCTTGCATCTCTTCCAGTAGATGTTAGGATCGGTAAGCTGATGCTCTTTGGAGCCATCTTCCAGTGCCTTGACCCAGTTCTAACCATCGCAGCAAGTCTCAGCTTCAGATCACCATTT ATGGCACCATTTGACAAGCGAGACCAGGCAGATAAAAAGCGACAAGAGTTTGCTATTGGTAATAGTGATCACCTGACTCTGTTAAGGGCTTACAAG GGCTGGACCACAGCAGTTGAAAGAAGCAACTACTTCAGCTACAGATTCTGTCACGAGAACTTTCTTTCAGTCAAAACTCTGCAG ATGATTGCCAGCATGAAGCATCAGTTTGCAGAGCTCCTTGGAAGCATTGGTTTCGTTGGCCTTGATATGACTGGACGTCAGATGGACAGGAAGTCGAATGGTTACGGAGATATGATCATCAAGGCATGTGACCCTCAG ATCAATGTGAATGCCAGCAATGACCGGCTGGTCGTAGCAGTTCTTTGTGCTGCCCTCTATCCTAATGTAGTCCAGGTCCTGACCCCAGAGGCCAAATACACCCAGTCCAGTGCAGGAGCTGTTCCTATGAATCCAAAGGCCCAGGAACTCAAATTCAAGACCAAAGATGATGGATAT GTGAGTGTCCATCCAAAGTCTGTCAACTTTCAAGTGAGATACTTTGAGAGCCCATATCTTGTCTTCTTGGAGAAAATCAAAACATCAAAG GTATACATACGAGATTGCAGCATGGTGTCTGTCTACCCGTTGCTCCTGTTTGGGGGATGCGAACTCAACATTGACCTCAAGGGAGGAGAGTTCATcatatcacttgacaatggATGGATTCAGTTCCGGGTCAAGTCTATTGAG GTTGGTGAGCTGATGAGAGAGCTTCGGAGAGAACTTGATCAGCTCCTGGCCGATAAGATTCAACAACCTGATATGGATCTAGGAACTTGCCCAAGAGGAAGCCGAATAATTGCAGCTATCGTTCAACTCATCAGCACACAATGA